In Streptococcus respiraculi, one DNA window encodes the following:
- a CDS encoding pyridoxal phosphate-dependent aminotransferase, giving the protein MRQFDKSMKLDDVAYDIRGPVLEEAMRMRANGEQILRLNTGNPAEFGFTAPDEVIHDLIHNARKSEGYSNSKGIFSARKAIMQYCQLKHFPNVDIEDIYLGNGVSELIVMSMQGLLDNGDEVLVPMPDYPLWTAAVSLAGGNAVHYVCDEAADWYPDLADMESKITSRTKALVLINPNNPTGALYPKEILEGIVDIARRHELIIFSDEIYDRMVFDGAVHIPIATLAPDLFVVTMNGLSKSHRICGFRVGWMVLSGPKRHVKGYIEGLNMLSNMRLCSNVLAQQVVQTSLGGYQSVDKLLMPGGRLYEQREFITKAISDIPGLSAVKPKAGLYIFPKIDREMYRIEDDEQFVLDFLKQEKVLLVHGRGFNWKEPDHFRIVYLPRVDELAEIQEKMTRFLRQYRR; this is encoded by the coding sequence ATGAGACAGTTTGATAAATCGATGAAATTAGACGATGTAGCTTATGATATTCGTGGTCCGGTATTAGAAGAAGCGATGCGTATGCGGGCAAATGGTGAGCAGATTCTGCGCTTAAATACGGGAAATCCTGCTGAATTTGGTTTTACAGCGCCAGATGAGGTAATCCATGATTTGATTCACAATGCGCGGAAATCAGAAGGCTATTCTAATAGTAAGGGGATTTTTTCAGCACGTAAGGCCATTATGCAGTATTGTCAATTGAAGCATTTTCCAAATGTGGATATTGAAGATATTTATTTAGGAAATGGAGTTAGTGAGCTAATTGTTATGTCCATGCAGGGGCTGTTGGACAATGGTGATGAGGTCTTGGTACCTATGCCGGATTATCCTCTTTGGACAGCAGCAGTTAGCTTGGCAGGTGGAAATGCGGTTCACTATGTCTGTGATGAGGCAGCAGACTGGTATCCAGACTTGGCAGATATGGAATCGAAAATCACTTCTCGAACCAAGGCGCTCGTTTTAATCAATCCCAATAACCCGACAGGTGCCCTCTATCCAAAAGAAATCCTAGAAGGGATTGTGGATATTGCCCGTCGCCATGAGTTGATTATCTTCTCGGATGAAATTTATGACCGTATGGTTTTTGATGGAGCAGTGCACATTCCGATTGCGACTTTGGCGCCAGATTTATTTGTCGTGACCATGAACGGTTTGTCCAAATCCCACCGGATCTGTGGTTTCCGTGTGGGTTGGATGGTCCTGTCTGGACCAAAACGGCATGTAAAGGGTTATATCGAAGGGCTCAATATGCTATCGAATATGCGGCTTTGTTCAAATGTCTTGGCCCAACAGGTTGTGCAAACATCCCTTGGTGGTTATCAGTCCGTTGATAAGCTTTTGATGCCAGGCGGTCGTTTGTATGAGCAACGGGAATTCATCACAAAAGCAATCAGTGATATTCCTGGCTTGTCTGCAGTGAAGCCTAAGGCTGGTCTTTATATCTTTCCTAAAATTGATCGCGAAATGTACCGGATTGAAGACGATGAACAGTTTGTCTTGGACTTCTTGAAGCAGGAGAAGGTTCTCCTTGTTCATGGACGAGGCTTTAACTGGAAGGAACCAGATCATTTCCGTATTGTTTACCTTCCACGAGTGGATGAATTGGCAGAAATTCAAGAGAAAATGACACGTTTCTTGCGACAATATCGTCGGTAA
- the codY gene encoding GTP-sensing pleiotropic transcriptional regulator CodY, translating to MTTLLEKTRDITSILKRSEEQLSEELPYNAIAEHLSEIIDCNACIINSEGEVLGYYMKYKTNNDRVEEFFLTKQFPDGYVKGVAQVYDTQVNLPADSELTAIPVESRSMYPNSLTTIAPIHVTGIRFGTLIIWRNEEQFDEDDLILVEIAATVVGIQLLNFQREEDEKNIRRRAAVNMAVNTLSYSEMKAVSAILGELNGDEGQLTASVIADRIGITRSVIVNALRKLESAGIIESRSLGMKGTYLKVLIPAIFDEIKKRDY from the coding sequence ATGACTACATTATTAGAAAAGACGCGAGACATTACGTCTATTTTGAAGCGTTCAGAAGAGCAATTGTCAGAAGAATTACCTTACAATGCGATTGCAGAGCATCTTTCAGAAATTATTGATTGCAATGCTTGTATTATCAATAGTGAGGGAGAAGTCCTAGGTTATTATATGAAGTATAAAACCAATAATGACCGGGTAGAGGAATTCTTTTTAACAAAGCAATTTCCAGATGGCTATGTAAAAGGAGTAGCGCAGGTTTATGATACACAAGTCAATCTCCCAGCTGACAGCGAGTTGACAGCGATTCCGGTGGAATCTCGCTCCATGTATCCTAATAGCCTGACCACGATTGCCCCGATTCATGTGACGGGGATTCGTTTTGGGACCTTGATTATTTGGCGCAACGAGGAGCAATTTGACGAAGATGATTTGATTTTGGTTGAAATTGCAGCGACAGTGGTTGGGATTCAGCTTTTGAATTTCCAGCGGGAAGAAGATGAGAAAAATATTCGTCGCCGTGCGGCAGTCAATATGGCAGTCAATACTCTATCCTACTCGGAAATGAAGGCTGTTTCAGCGATTTTGGGCGAATTGAATGGCGATGAGGGGCAGTTGACAGCTTCTGTGATTGCAGATAGAATTGGGATTACTCGTTCAGTGATTGTCAATGCGCTTCGCAAATTAGAAAGTGCAGGCATTATTGAAAGTCGTTCGCTTGGAATGAAAGGGACTTATTTGAAAGTCTTGATTCCAGCTATCTTTGATGAGATTAAGAAACGGGATTATTAA
- a CDS encoding cysteine hydrolase family protein: MAQALISIDYTVDFVADDGKLTAGQPAQAISQAMYDVTKQAFDRGDYIFFAIDLHEEEDSFHPESRLFPPHNIKGTSGRHLYGPLADFYAAHQDEARVFWLDKRHYSAFSGTDLDIRLRERQVDTVILTGVLTDICVLHTAIDAYNLGYKIEIISTAVASLTEEQHQFALRHFEQVLGATIR; the protein is encoded by the coding sequence ATGGCACAAGCCCTTATTTCGATTGATTATACGGTGGATTTTGTGGCAGACGATGGGAAGTTGACGGCAGGACAACCCGCTCAAGCGATTTCGCAGGCGATGTATGATGTGACTAAGCAGGCCTTTGACCGTGGGGATTATATCTTTTTTGCCATTGACTTGCACGAAGAAGAAGATTCTTTTCATCCAGAAAGTCGTCTTTTTCCTCCGCACAATATCAAGGGAACGAGCGGTCGTCACTTGTATGGTCCTTTAGCAGACTTTTATGCAGCGCATCAGGATGAAGCACGGGTCTTTTGGCTGGACAAGCGCCATTATTCAGCCTTCTCAGGGACAGATTTGGATATTCGGTTGCGTGAAAGACAGGTGGACACGGTGATCTTGACAGGTGTCTTGACGGATATTTGTGTGCTTCATACGGCAATTGATGCCTACAATCTAGGTTACAAGATTGAAATTATTTCAACGGCGGTGGCCAGTCTGACAGAAGAGCAGCACCAATTTGCACTGAGACACTTTGAACAGGTCTTGGGCGCAACCATACGATAG
- the gatC gene encoding Asp-tRNA(Asn)/Glu-tRNA(Gln) amidotransferase subunit GatC produces the protein MKISQEEVRHVANLSKLAFSEEETATFATTLSKIVDMVELLNEVDTTGVPVTTTMAERKNVMREDTAQKGEDREALFKNVPESHNHFIKVPAILDGGGDA, from the coding sequence ATGAAAATTTCACAAGAAGAAGTTCGTCACGTGGCCAATCTGTCAAAGTTGGCTTTTAGTGAAGAAGAGACAGCAACTTTTGCGACGACCTTGAGTAAGATTGTCGATATGGTTGAGTTGCTAAATGAAGTAGACACAACAGGCGTTCCTGTCACTACAACAATGGCAGAGCGCAAAAATGTGATGCGGGAAGATACTGCCCAAAAAGGTGAAGATAGAGAAGCACTCTTTAAAAATGTACCGGAATCTCACAATCATTTTATTAAAGTTCCAGCTATTTTAGATGGGGGAGGAGATGCCTAA
- the gatA gene encoding Asp-tRNA(Asn)/Glu-tRNA(Gln) amidotransferase subunit GatA codes for MSFNHYSIDELHDLLVKKEVSAVELTKATLEDIKAREEVVGSFITIAEDEALAQAARIDEKGIDAANVMAGIPLAIKDNISTKGILTTAASKMLYNYEPIFDATSAANAYGKDMIVIGKTNMDEFAMGGSTETSYFKKTRNAWDQTKVPGGSSGGSATAVASGQVRLSLGSDTGGSIRQPAAFNGVVGMKPTYGTVSRFGLIAFGSSLDQIGPFSQTVKENAQLLNVIAGHDTKDSTSAQLAVADYASKIGQDIKGMKIALPKEYIGEGIDPQIKDCILQAAKHLESLGAVIEEVSLPHSKYGVAVYYIIASSEASSNLQRFDGIRYGFRAEDATNLDEIYVNTRSQGFGEEVKRRIMLGTFSLSSGYYDAYYKKAGQVRSLIIQDFEKVFADYDLILGPTAPTVAYGLGTMNQDPVAMYLADLLTIPVNLAGLPGISIPAGFVEGLPVGLQLIGSKHSEETIYQVAAAFEATTDYHKQQPVIFGGEK; via the coding sequence ATGAGTTTTAATCACTATTCAATTGATGAGTTGCATGACCTTCTCGTCAAGAAAGAAGTATCGGCTGTTGAGTTAACCAAGGCGACCTTGGAAGATATCAAGGCGCGTGAAGAAGTAGTTGGTAGCTTTATTACCATTGCAGAAGACGAAGCCTTGGCTCAGGCTGCTCGAATCGATGAAAAAGGAATTGATGCAGCCAACGTTATGGCAGGGATTCCGCTAGCGATTAAGGACAATATTTCCACTAAGGGAATCCTGACTACCGCCGCTTCAAAGATGCTTTACAATTATGAGCCGATTTTCGATGCGACTTCTGCAGCGAATGCCTATGGAAAAGACATGATCGTGATTGGCAAGACCAACATGGATGAATTTGCCATGGGTGGCTCAACTGAGACCTCTTACTTTAAAAAGACTAGAAATGCCTGGGATCAGACCAAGGTACCGGGTGGCTCATCAGGTGGTTCTGCGACAGCCGTGGCGTCTGGTCAGGTGCGCTTATCACTGGGGTCTGATACAGGTGGTTCTATCCGCCAACCTGCTGCTTTCAATGGGGTGGTCGGAATGAAGCCAACCTATGGAACGGTTTCTCGTTTTGGCTTGATTGCCTTTGGGAGTTCCTTGGATCAGATTGGACCTTTCTCACAAACGGTCAAAGAAAATGCGCAGTTGCTCAATGTGATTGCAGGTCATGACACGAAAGATTCGACATCAGCTCAACTTGCGGTGGCAGATTATGCCAGCAAGATTGGTCAAGATATCAAGGGTATGAAAATTGCGCTTCCGAAAGAGTATATCGGAGAAGGAATTGATCCGCAAATCAAGGATTGTATTTTACAGGCAGCCAAACATTTGGAGAGCCTAGGTGCGGTGATTGAGGAGGTTAGCTTACCTCATAGCAAGTATGGTGTTGCGGTTTATTATATCATTGCGTCATCTGAGGCAAGCTCCAACTTGCAACGTTTTGATGGTATTCGCTATGGTTTCCGTGCAGAAGATGCGACAAATTTGGATGAGATTTATGTCAATACGCGTAGCCAAGGTTTTGGTGAAGAAGTCAAACGTCGCATTATGCTGGGAACTTTCAGCTTATCTTCTGGTTATTATGATGCTTACTACAAAAAAGCTGGTCAGGTGCGTAGCTTGATTATTCAAGATTTTGAGAAGGTCTTTGCAGATTATGATTTGATTTTAGGGCCAACAGCTCCAACGGTGGCGTATGGTCTTGGTACGATGAATCAAGATCCTGTTGCCATGTATTTGGCCGATTTGCTGACGATTCCGGTCAACTTGGCGGGACTACCAGGGATTTCGATTCCTGCTGGTTTTGTAGAAGGGTTGCCAGTCGGTTTGCAATTGATTGGATCAAAACATAGTGAAGAAACAATTTATCAAGTGGCGGCAGCCTTTGAAGCAACGACAGATTATCATAAGCAACAACCCGTTATTTTTGGAGGTGAGAAATAA
- the gatB gene encoding Asp-tRNA(Asn)/Glu-tRNA(Gln) amidotransferase subunit GatB — MNFETIIGLEVHVELNTNSKIFSPSSAHFGENPNANTNVIDWSFPGVLPVLNKGVVEAGIKAALALNMDIHQHMHFDRKNYFYPDNPKAYQISQFDEPIGYNGWIEIELEDGLTKKIRIERAHLEEDAGKNTHGIDGYSYVDLNRQGVPLIEIVSEADMRSPEEAYAYLTALKEIIQYTGISDVKMEEGSMRVDANISLRPYGQEAFGTKTELKNLNSFNYVKKGLQHEVERQAKILRSGGQIQQETRRYDEATGETILMRVKEGSADYRYFPEPDLPLYEIEDSWIAGVKSTLPKFPKERRADYMERLGLSSYDAGQLTATKTLSDFFEAAVALGGDAKQVSNWLQGEVAQFLNAEQKSLSEIALSPESLVEMIGLIADGTISSKIAKKVFVHLAKNGGSAREYVEKAGLVQISDPAVLIPIIHQVFADNEAAVADFKSGKRNADKAFTGFLMKATKGQANPQVAQQLLAQELQKLVD, encoded by the coding sequence ATGAACTTTGAAACTATTATTGGACTAGAAGTCCATGTTGAATTGAATACCAATTCAAAGATTTTCTCTCCGTCATCTGCGCACTTTGGTGAGAATCCAAATGCCAATACTAATGTGATTGACTGGTCTTTCCCTGGTGTCTTGCCTGTCCTGAATAAGGGAGTAGTAGAAGCTGGGATTAAGGCTGCCTTGGCCTTGAATATGGATATTCACCAGCACATGCACTTTGACCGTAAGAATTATTTCTATCCGGATAATCCTAAGGCCTATCAAATTTCTCAATTTGATGAGCCAATTGGCTACAATGGTTGGATTGAAATTGAATTAGAGGACGGATTGACCAAGAAAATCCGCATTGAGCGGGCACATTTGGAAGAAGATGCTGGGAAAAATACGCATGGGATAGACGGCTATTCCTACGTTGATTTGAATCGTCAGGGTGTGCCTTTGATTGAGATTGTCTCTGAAGCTGACATGCGTAGTCCCGAGGAGGCGTATGCCTACTTGACCGCCTTGAAAGAAATTATCCAGTACACAGGCATTTCAGATGTGAAAATGGAAGAAGGTTCGATGCGGGTCGATGCTAATATCTCTCTTCGTCCGTATGGTCAAGAGGCATTTGGTACCAAGACAGAGCTGAAGAATTTGAACTCCTTTAACTACGTGAAAAAAGGTTTGCAACATGAAGTCGAGCGTCAAGCGAAAATTTTGCGTTCAGGTGGTCAGATTCAGCAAGAGACACGCCGCTATGATGAAGCAACGGGGGAAACGATTCTCATGCGGGTCAAAGAGGGTTCAGCGGATTACCGCTATTTCCCAGAGCCAGACCTGCCTTTATATGAGATTGAAGATAGCTGGATTGCAGGAGTCAAATCTACCTTGCCTAAGTTTCCTAAGGAGCGCCGTGCAGATTATATGGAGCGTTTGGGCTTGTCAAGCTATGATGCGGGTCAATTGACGGCAACGAAGACACTATCAGACTTCTTTGAGGCAGCTGTAGCCCTTGGTGGCGATGCCAAGCAGGTGTCTAACTGGTTGCAGGGTGAGGTAGCTCAGTTCTTGAATGCTGAGCAAAAGAGCTTGTCAGAGATTGCCCTTTCACCAGAAAGTCTGGTCGAAATGATTGGACTGATTGCAGATGGCACGATTTCGTCGAAAATTGCTAAGAAAGTCTTTGTGCATTTGGCGAAAAATGGTGGTTCTGCGCGTGAATACGTAGAAAAAGCAGGTTTAGTACAGATTTCAGACCCAGCCGTTTTGATTCCAATCATTCATCAAGTCTTTGCGGACAACGAAGCAGCTGTGGCAGACTTCAAGTCTGGTAAACGCAATGCGGACAAGGCCTTTACTGGTTTCCTTATGAAAGCAACGAAAGGTCAAGCCAACCCGCAAGTGGCGCAACAATTGCTGGCACAAGAATTACAGAAATTAGTAGATTAA
- a CDS encoding LacI family DNA-binding transcriptional regulator gives MVTLKDIAQKTQLSTATISRVLKEDASLSVSPDTRAKVFAIAQELGYTKHLSKQRPDSSVRKIGILQWYTESRELDDLYYYSIRISLEQRAFALGYDIVRCFHDIASPLLKEVDAVIAIGKFSQQQMTELAGIHKQLVFVDFDTLADGFSCVTTDFNRSVIQVIDHYLEQGITEIGMIAGQEETYDKELTLSDPRLRTFKQYLSDRDLYQNRFVFTGPFTSQAGYQLMKEAIDNLGDDLPAAFFVANDSLAVGALRALHEAQISVPNRVQIITFNDTPITKQVYPTLSSITVFTEEMGIQAVDLVDAMLKKPTTYHPRMVKLGTQLTLRESSL, from the coding sequence ATGGTTACTTTAAAAGATATTGCACAAAAAACGCAGTTGTCCACTGCGACGATTTCTCGTGTCTTAAAAGAGGATGCGAGCTTGTCTGTCAGTCCTGATACGCGCGCAAAGGTCTTTGCTATTGCCCAAGAATTAGGCTATACCAAGCATCTGAGCAAGCAACGTCCTGATAGCAGTGTACGAAAAATCGGTATCCTCCAATGGTATACCGAAAGCAGGGAATTGGATGATCTCTACTACTATTCCATTCGGATTAGCTTAGAACAGCGTGCCTTTGCACTAGGTTATGACATCGTTCGCTGTTTCCACGATATTGCTTCGCCACTTCTAAAAGAGGTAGATGCCGTGATTGCCATCGGAAAATTTAGTCAGCAGCAAATGACAGAATTAGCAGGGATTCACAAACAGCTAGTCTTTGTGGATTTTGATACTCTGGCAGATGGTTTTTCCTGCGTGACAACTGATTTCAACCGCTCGGTCATTCAAGTCATTGACCATTATCTTGAACAGGGCATTACGGAAATCGGAATGATTGCAGGCCAAGAAGAAACCTACGATAAAGAATTAACTTTGTCAGATCCACGATTGCGGACTTTCAAACAATACCTGTCTGATCGTGACCTCTACCAGAATCGCTTTGTCTTTACAGGCCCCTTTACCAGCCAAGCTGGCTACCAGTTGATGAAAGAGGCCATTGATAACTTGGGAGACGACTTGCCAGCAGCCTTTTTCGTTGCCAATGATAGCCTTGCTGTCGGTGCCCTTCGTGCCTTACACGAAGCCCAAATCTCCGTTCCAAATCGAGTTCAAATCATCACCTTTAACGATACCCCAATTACCAAACAAGTATACCCCACCCTCTCAAGCATTACCGTCTTTACTGAAGAAATGGGAATTCAAGCAGTTGATTTAGTGGACGCCATGTTGAAAAAACCAACCACATACCACCCCCGCATGGTCAAGCTTGGCACACAATTAACCTTGAGAGAGAGCAGTTTATAA
- a CDS encoding galactokinase — protein sequence MNTVELQQAFEGIFGKEADATFFSPGRINLIGEHTDYNGGHVFPAAITLGTYGAARKREDQVLRFYSANFEDLGIIEVSLQNLVYDKADNWTNYAKGVLKYLQEAGHTIDCGLDVFVYGNIPNGSGLSSSASLELLIGIIAEELFDLDLTRLDLVKIGKQTENEFIGVNSGIMDQFAIGMGADQRAIYLDTNTLEYGLVPLDLGDHVIVIMNTNKRRELADSKYNERRAECEKAVEELNAVLNIQTLGELDAQTFDEYSYLIQDENRIKRARHAVWENQRTLQARQSLEAGDLEQFGRLVNASHVSLEHDYEVTGLELDTLAHTAWQQEGVLGARMTGAGFGGCGIAIVEKDKVDAFIEHVGKIYTDIVGYAPSFYIAEIAAGSRVLSRK from the coding sequence ATGAACACAGTAGAGCTTCAACAAGCTTTTGAAGGGATTTTTGGTAAGGAAGCAGATGCGACCTTCTTTTCCCCAGGACGGATTAACTTAATCGGAGAGCATACGGATTACAATGGCGGGCACGTTTTTCCAGCTGCGATTACCTTAGGGACCTATGGTGCAGCTCGTAAGCGTGAGGATCAAGTATTGCGCTTTTATTCTGCCAACTTTGAGGACCTGGGGATTATTGAGGTTTCGTTACAGAATTTGGTGTATGATAAGGCGGACAATTGGACAAACTATGCTAAGGGTGTCTTGAAATATTTACAAGAAGCAGGACATACCATTGATTGCGGGCTAGACGTCTTTGTCTATGGTAATATTCCAAATGGATCTGGCTTGTCATCGTCAGCTTCCTTAGAATTATTGATTGGGATTATCGCAGAGGAATTGTTTGATTTGGACTTGACTCGCCTTGATTTGGTCAAGATTGGCAAACAGACGGAAAACGAATTTATCGGGGTTAATTCTGGTATCATGGACCAATTTGCAATCGGCATGGGCGCAGATCAGCGGGCCATTTATCTAGATACTAATACACTTGAGTATGGACTAGTGCCACTCGATTTGGGTGACCATGTCATCGTCATCATGAATACCAATAAGCGCCGGGAACTGGCAGATTCCAAATACAATGAACGCCGAGCAGAATGCGAAAAAGCAGTTGAAGAATTAAATGCAGTGTTAAATATTCAGACCTTGGGTGAGTTAGATGCGCAGACCTTTGATGAATACAGCTACTTGATTCAGGATGAAAACCGTATCAAGCGGGCTCGCCATGCTGTTTGGGAAAATCAGCGGACCTTGCAGGCAAGACAGTCCTTGGAAGCAGGAGATTTGGAGCAATTTGGTCGCTTGGTCAATGCTTCTCATGTGTCTTTGGAACATGACTACGAAGTAACAGGGCTAGAATTAGACACCTTGGCGCATACTGCTTGGCAGCAAGAGGGTGTGCTTGGTGCGCGGATGACAGGAGCTGGATTTGGCGGTTGTGGCATTGCCATTGTTGAAAAGGACAAGGTAGATGCTTTCATCGAACATGTCGGCAAGATTTATACAGACATCGTGGGCTATGCGCCGAGCTTTTATATCGCTGAAATTGCAGCAGGTTCTCGCGTTTTATCCCGAAAATAA
- the galT gene encoding UDP-glucose--hexose-1-phosphate uridylyltransferase, whose protein sequence is MTKSVLDRFVDGVISESNYEEVDRIYLRNRVMALVGESGVERESQATTIVEAKDELVAIAVANGMVGNLLEEQEVLGAVLMDFITPSPSQVNQAFWSQYENNPDQAIADFYELSKRNDYIKVKAIAKNIYYQVPTEYGDLEITINLSKPEKDPKAIAAAKLVEAANYPKCLLCVENEGYQGRINHPARANHRIIRFDLGGEKWGFQYSPYAYFNEHAIFLHTEHVPMAITPQTFEQLLDLVELLPGYFVGSNSDLPIAGGSILTHNHYQGGRHTFAMEKAEIEYSLTFAGFEEVSAGIVKWPMSVIRLASENQERLVELATKILEKWRSYSDETVQILASSNGEPHHTITPIARKKGQQFELDLVLRDNQTSEEFPDGIYHPHPDVQHIKKENIGLIEVMGLAILPPRLKIELQEVEAYLLGEVDQVADYHQDWADALKDQYPEISKDKVTQIVHDAVGQVFGRVLEDAGVYKRTPEGQVAFLRFAEYVGLVNQ, encoded by the coding sequence ATGACAAAGAGTGTACTAGACAGGTTTGTGGACGGGGTCATCTCAGAAAGTAATTATGAGGAAGTTGACCGTATCTATCTGCGGAATCGTGTTATGGCTCTCGTTGGTGAAAGCGGAGTAGAGCGCGAAAGTCAAGCCACGACAATTGTGGAAGCCAAGGATGAACTGGTTGCGATTGCAGTTGCAAATGGTATGGTTGGAAATCTCCTTGAAGAGCAGGAAGTTCTTGGAGCGGTGCTAATGGACTTCATCACACCAAGTCCTAGTCAGGTTAACCAAGCCTTTTGGTCTCAGTATGAGAACAATCCTGACCAGGCGATTGCAGATTTTTATGAACTCAGTAAGCGTAACGACTACATCAAGGTCAAGGCTATTGCAAAGAATATCTATTATCAGGTGCCGACAGAATATGGTGATTTGGAAATTACCATTAATTTGTCGAAGCCCGAGAAAGACCCTAAGGCGATTGCGGCAGCTAAATTAGTAGAAGCTGCCAACTATCCTAAGTGTCTTCTCTGCGTGGAAAATGAGGGCTATCAAGGGCGTATCAATCACCCTGCTCGTGCCAATCACCGAATTATTCGTTTTGATTTGGGAGGGGAAAAATGGGGTTTCCAATATTCGCCCTATGCTTACTTCAATGAGCATGCGATTTTCTTGCATACAGAGCATGTGCCAATGGCGATTACGCCACAAACCTTTGAACAGTTGCTAGATTTGGTAGAGCTATTGCCGGGCTATTTTGTGGGGTCCAATTCGGATTTACCAATAGCTGGTGGCTCTATTCTCACCCACAACCATTATCAAGGCGGGCGGCACACCTTTGCTATGGAAAAGGCAGAAATCGAGTATTCGCTGACCTTTGCTGGTTTTGAAGAGGTGAGCGCTGGTATCGTCAAATGGCCGATGTCGGTCATTCGTTTGGCAAGTGAGAACCAAGAGCGTTTGGTGGAGCTTGCGACTAAGATTTTGGAAAAATGGCGGAGCTACTCTGATGAAACGGTACAGATTCTTGCTTCTTCAAACGGCGAGCCACATCATACCATTACCCCAATTGCACGGAAAAAAGGTCAACAATTTGAGCTGGACTTGGTCTTGCGGGATAATCAGACCTCTGAAGAATTTCCAGACGGGATTTATCATCCGCACCCAGATGTACAGCATATCAAGAAAGAAAATATCGGTCTGATTGAGGTTATGGGACTTGCGATTTTGCCACCTCGTTTGAAGATAGAATTACAAGAAGTAGAGGCCTATCTGCTAGGAGAGGTGGATCAGGTTGCGGACTACCATCAAGATTGGGCCGATGCCTTGAAAGACCAGTATCCTGAGATTTCTAAAGACAAAGTGACCCAGATTGTGCATGATGCGGTCGGTCAAGTCTTTGGACGCGTCTTAGAAGATGCCGGTGTTTACAAACGTACACCAGAAGGCCAGGTAGCCTTCTTGCGCTTTGCGGAATATGTCGGCCTAGTCAATCAATAA
- a CDS encoding DMT family transporter, with product MNEKMKGTLLTLIAGIAWGLSGVSGQFVMARGVNVETLTALRLVISGVLLVALAAVQNPSQLKQLLMDKKAMIRLLLFSIFGLVLNQSAYLTAIYHTNAGTATVLQYLCPILVLAYVCLKEKQQPTAVELIAIVFAVLGTFLIATHGQVNQLAMTPKGLFWGLFSAVTYALYIILPTAIIKEYGSLVVIGVSMLLGSFEVGLVFQPWQHVMPFTSEILWGLVGIVGVGTVFAYTAFLKGVSMVGQVNGSLLASIEPIASVFFAVLVVNEVFYPMDLVGMVLILLAVLLVSVKDMLMARKKQKMTAIKE from the coding sequence ATGAACGAGAAGATGAAGGGGACTCTTTTGACCCTGATAGCAGGGATTGCCTGGGGCTTATCAGGTGTCAGTGGCCAGTTTGTCATGGCAAGAGGTGTGAATGTGGAGACGCTAACTGCCCTGCGCCTAGTGATTTCTGGTGTCCTCTTGGTTGCCCTAGCGGCAGTTCAAAATCCGTCGCAGCTCAAGCAACTCTTGATGGATAAGAAAGCCATGATTCGTCTGCTTCTCTTTTCAATTTTTGGCCTAGTCTTAAATCAATCTGCCTATCTAACTGCCATTTATCATACCAATGCAGGAACGGCAACAGTGTTGCAATACCTCTGTCCTATTTTGGTTTTAGCCTATGTCTGTTTGAAAGAGAAACAACAGCCGACAGCGGTTGAACTAATTGCGATTGTCTTTGCGGTTCTTGGGACATTTCTGATTGCGACCCATGGACAGGTCAATCAGTTAGCTATGACACCAAAAGGTCTATTCTGGGGCTTGTTTTCTGCGGTGACCTATGCGCTTTACATCATTTTGCCAACAGCTATTATTAAAGAGTATGGCAGTCTAGTTGTGATTGGCGTATCCATGCTCTTGGGATCGTTTGAGGTCGGTCTAGTCTTTCAACCTTGGCAGCATGTCATGCCTTTTACTAGTGAGATTCTCTGGGGGTTGGTTGGTATCGTAGGAGTCGGGACTGTCTTTGCTTACACTGCCTTTTTAAAAGGGGTGAGTATGGTTGGCCAGGTCAATGGGAGTTTGCTTGCCTCAATTGAGCCGATTGCCTCGGTCTTTTTCGCCGTTTTAGTGGTCAATGAAGTCTTCTATCCGATGGATTTGGTCGGTATGGTTCTCATTCTGCTTGCGGTTCTACTTGTTTCAGTTAAAGACATGCTCATGGCACGAAAAAAGCAAAAGATGACAGCTATAAAGGAGTAA